ACTGTCGGTGACTGAATTCCTTTGACTATTTCATCATGATGAAGGCTATCCAGAGATCTACTCCATTGATCAGACAGGAGAGAAGTATCACTCAATATTTTTTTTGACAGCCCGAAACCCTTTGGTGAGTTGATACCCGTACTAAGTAAAAGGTACAGTAAAAGCATTGAAACGACTGTGAGAATGCATCTTTTAAAAGAAGTAGATTCAGTAAGCATAGAGTCAGGATTTAAGTGCAGTGAATCTGACGCGGCGTACGATTCCTGGGACTCATTATAATTTTTAATTAGTCTAATCAAAAATAAGCGATAATTAATTACAAATCAGTTTTTTAACATTTATTTAACAAAAAGGCAAACGAACATTCTGTTACCAGGTAATATTTTTTAATTTTACTGCCCCACGGGATTTTAATCCGGATTTTAAAGTATTGAATAATTCTTCAGACATAGCGGAACGTATTCGACAACTCAATGCTAAATTTCAAAATGCTTCCGCACAGGAGGTTCTTTCTTATTTTATAAAGACTTTTCCGGAAAAGGTTACTTTCTCTACCAGTTTAGGTGTTGAAGATCAGGTGATCACTCACCTGATCGCTTCTATGGATAAGAAAGCGAATATTTTCACACTCGATTCAGGGAGATTATTTCAAGAAACTTACGACTTGCTGCATATCACGGAAGTCCGGTATGCCATCAGGATCCACGTATTTTTCCCGAATGCGGGCAAAGTTGAAAAAATGGTCCGGGAAAAGGGGATCAACTTATTTTACGATAGTGTTGAAAACAGGAAACTGTGTTGCGAAATACGCAAAACTGACTCCCTGAAGCGGGCTCTCCGGGGTAAAGACGTCTGGATCTCCGGACTGCGGCGTGAGCAATCCTTTACCCGTAAAGATACGTTAGTGGTGGAGTGGGATGAACACTATCGTTTATTCAAGGTCAATCCCTTGGCTTACTGGACTTCAGAAATGGTATGGGACCATCTCCGCCGGTACAGGATCCCTTACAATCCCCTCCATGACAAAGGCTTTCCCAGCATAGGCTGCCAGCCGTGCACGCGTGCTGTTGAAACGGGCGAGGATATCCGGGCGGGACGGTGGTGGTGGGAAGCCGATGGACACAGGGAGTGCGGGATACACCGGAGCTGAGAGGAGAGAGGAGAGAGGAGAGAGGAGAGAGGAGAGAGGAGAAATACATTTTTAATGATTTGACTGTTTTTTATTCAGGATAAAGGAGATATTTCTGGCGGATGGATTTGAATTTGGTTAGGCCTTCCTGCCAGGAGGAGCGGATCTGTTCTTCGGTTTTTCGTTCCGTGATCTGCTGCCTGAGGGTGGAGTTGCCTGCCAGTTTATCGAAATAATCGCTGAAAAAGCTTCCCCGGTCCTTCACCTGCTTGTCCCAGTAATCATAATGATGGATCAGCCACAACAGGTTTAGCTGGCGGGATCTCTGACAGACCTCAAAGGAGCCTGTAAGGCTTGCTCCATAGCAATGCTGCCCTTCATAGGGCGGATGCAGAGCTTCTGGCCTGCTTTCAGGGGTGAACAGATAACTGCCAAGCAGGAAATAGGGGTGACCGATCACCTGGAAGGGATGGTCGGTCCCCCTGCCAACGCTGACCACGGTACCTTCAAAAAAACAGACCGATGGGTAGAGGCAGACGGCCGTGTCGTTCGGAAGGTTGGGCGATGGCGCGACAGGCAGCGAATAGCGTGTGGAATGGGTGTATCCTTCAACCGGAATCACGTTGAGTGCGGCTCTGATGCCATTGCGAAGCCATCCTTCCCCGTTGACCATCTGTGCATATTCTCCCACGGTCATCCCGTGGACAACAGGCACCGGATGCAATCCCACAAAGGATTCGTATCCATTTTCGAGCACAGGGCCGTCTACATAGTCCCCGTTGGGATTCGGCCTGTCCAGCACAATCAAGGGGATCCCGTTCTCAGCACACGCCTCCATGACGTAAGTCAGGGTTGAAATATAGGTATAGAATCGTGCTCCAACATCCTGAATGTCGAACAAAACCACCCCGATACCTTTCAGGTCGTCGGGGGCAGGTTTCTTCCGGTTCCCGTACAGCGATACGATTGGGATGCCTGTCTTCCGGTCAATCTGATTGCTGACGTCTTCTCCTGCGGCCTGCAGACCCCTGAAGCCGTGCTCGGGCGCAAAGACTTTTGCGACACGAATGCCAGCCCTGACAAGGCTGTCCACGAGGTGTACCTTCCCGATCATGGAGGTCTGGTTGGCCACGCAGGCAACTTGTTTCCCATCCAGTTCAGGGAAATATATTTCCGTCCGCTCCGCACCGACCCTCAGTTCAGGATGCGTAACAGGTAGCGTATCGTAAGTCTGCGAAACCTGCTGCTTGCAGAAACCAAGCACGAGAATCAGGCTGATTAAAATCGAATATCTCATTTCTCATTTCTCCTTTCTCCTTTCTCCTCTCAATTGAACCGTATCGCTTTCGCCGGCATGATCCGGGCAATGATGTACGAAGGCACGATCAGCATCAATGAACAGATGATCAACGTTCCAAGGTTAAGCAAAACTATGTGTACCGGGTCCAGGTTTATGGGCACTACCGACACATAATAAGATTCCTGGGGAAGCCTGATCAGGCCGAAATGCTTCTGAACAAGGCAAAGGCCAAGCCCAAGGATGTCTCCCCACAGCAAACCCTTGCCGATCAGATATAGTGCATTATAGAGAAAGATTTTTCTGACCCTCCAGTCGGTAGCACCCAGTGCTTTCAGGATACCGATCATATTGGTGCGCTCCAGGATGAGGATCAACAGGGTGGATATCATGGTGATCCCAGCCACAAGCACCATCAACACCAGGATGATGGCAACGTTCGTATCCTGCAATTCCAGCCAGTCGAACATCTGGGGATAAAGTTGCCGTATGTTCATGGCATCCAGGTCATAAGGGATCTCATTATAGACAGTCTGGGTAATCTTGTCCAGATCCCTGAAGTCATTGATCATGATTTCATATCCCGAAACCTGTCCCGGAGTCCAGTTGTTGAGTTTTTGTATGTGACCGATATCTCCCAGCACGTAGGTGTTGTCAAAATCCTCCAATCCTGTTTCGTAGATGCCTGAAATGCGGAATTTGCGACCGCGGGTAGTGTTATCGATGATAAAATACATCCGGATTTCCTGTCCCACCGATAATTCAAGACGTGAAGCCAGGTTTTTGGAAAGAATGATCGCATCTGTTTTACCCGTGTCACTCACCCGGAAAATCGTTCCTTCAGTCATTCGGCCGCCAAAAAATGACCAGTCAAAGTCACTCCCCACACCTTTCAGCACCACTCCCTCCATCTGGTCTTCCGTCTTCATGATGCCAGCCTTGATGGAAAAGGGTTGAACATGCTGAACTCCATCGATTTCCCTGATCCGGTCAAGATAAGTTTGCTCCAGTTCTACCGCTTCCGGTTCATAGGAAACGTTGGAGTCATAGCGGGTGATCTGGATGTGTGACCCGAAGCCAATGACCTTGTCGCGGATCTGTTGCTGGAAACCGGTAACGATGGCCATCGATACGATCATCGCAGCCAGTCCAAGCACAATGCTGAAGATGGTGATTCGGGTGATGGGCCGGGCGAATCCCGGTTCACCTCGTGCAACGATGCGATTGGCGATGAAGAGCTCTAAATTCATTGTTTGCAAAAATAAGAGGATTCAACTGAAAAAGATCAAAAATCAAAAAGCAAAGATTAAAGATGAAAATACCATCAATAAAGCGGAATCGGATTTCATGCCTACGACCTGGTCTTTCCGCTATTCATGTTTATATCGGGTGTAGCGATCCCTTACGCAATAACCGGAAAACTGGAGCAGGGCGAACCCAAAGCAAAACTTGCCAAAAAGGTGATCAAACGGGCTTTGATCCTGGTGTTGCTGGGATTCCTATACAATGGAATCCTTGAATTTCATTTTGCCACACAGCGGTACCCATCGGTGCTGGGGCAGATCGGGCTTGCTTACCTGATTGCCGCGCTCATCGTGGTATATTCACAAAAAATATGGGTCCGTGGTCTTTGGATTCTTGGCATTCTGGCCGGGATAGCCCTGCTCCAGCTGGCCGTGCCTGTACCGGGAGCCGGGGCGGGGATGCTTACGCCTGAAGGGTGCATCAATGGCTATATCGATCGTTTGATTTTACCGGGTACGCTTTACGGGAAGGTATTCGACCCGGAAGGCATACTGTGCATCATTTCAGCAGCTTCTGTGGTACTGATCGGATCCATGGCTGGCTTTTTACTTCGCTCCGGGCGTTTTACACCCTATAGGAATGCAATTTTTCTGGCTGCCTCGGGTGGCATCCTGATCGCTGCAGCCAGGTTTCTTTCCCCGGTTTATCCCTTCATCAAGGCTGCCTGGACGAGCACATTTGACCTGCTGACCGCAGTCATCAGCCTGGTGCTGCTGGCATTATTCTACCTGCTGGTAGATGTGTGGAAAGGTGAGAAATGGTCTTTCTTCCTGCGAGTGATCGGGATGAACTCCATCACGATCTATCTCGCTGTCCGGATGATCAACTTCAGGAACACCAGCGATTTTCTGGTGGGCGGACTCAAACGGTTATTTGGTGATTTCAGCCCCGTGATCCTCTCAATGGGACTTCTCACGCTTGAATGGATGCTCCTGTATTTTCTTTACCAAAAGAAGATTTTTCTGCGGGTGTGATATAAAATCAACTATCAAAAAGCAAAGAGCAAATTTCAAATTTGAATTCGATGAAGAGTAACTCTTTTATTTTCAGATTATCCGGGCTGGTCCTTTTCTCTTTTATCGTATTACAGCAATCCGGCGGCCAGAATCGGGTGATCTTGCATCCCGAACGTGCAAAGGACACCATCAGCAGAGAAATCTATGGTCATTTTGCCGAGCATCTTGGCCGTTGCATCTATGGCGGCATTAAATTAATGGTCAGTAGTTGAATTTTAATGTAACTTGTCGCAAAATTCATTTTATGGGTCGGACGGGTATCTTTGGTGTTATTTTCTGTTTTCTTGTACTGGTATCGTGTCAGAAAAAAACGACAACCATTACTGATCTTTCGATGCTGGAGGGAGGAAAGGCGTTTGCCGTTCCGACGGGGACTGTGGCGGACCAGTTTGTGCTGAAGAGATTTCCGGATGCTCAGATCAAGTATTTCAATACGGTGCTGGATTGCGCTCTGGCAGTCAAAACCGGCAAAGCTGATGCAGCCGTGTACGACAAACCCATCCTGCAGAACATAGCGGCCAAGAACGACGGACTGGTGGTCTTACCGGAGATGCTGTTTGATGATCAGTACGGTTTTGCGGTCCAGCTGGAAAACCAGGGGCTGAAAACGGCCATGGATGACGTGCTGGCAGAGCTTCAATCCAATGGCATTTATGATGACATGATGCAGCGTTGGTTCCCGGGGCACGGTGATCCTTCGCCCATGCCTTTGATCGAATGGGACGGACAGGATGGGGTCCTTCGGTTCGGAACAGCAGCCGTCACTGAACCCATGTCGTTCGTTGATGCCAGTCATGAAGTCGTCGGATTTGACATCGAATTTGCCGCCCGCATTGCAAAGAAACTGAACAAACGTTTGGAGATCGTCGATATGGAATTCGGTGCCATGTTGCCTGCCCTTATTGCCGGCAAGGTGGATATGATTGGCGCCGGACTGTCCATCACGGAAGAAAGGGCAAAAAAAGTGCTTTTCTCCAAAAGTTATTACCCCAGTGGTATAGCTGCGCTTGTCAAAGGGCAGCTCCTAAACGAAAAAGCCATTGCTGTCGGAAAATTCACAACAGTTGACGACATCAGGGATAAGCGGATCGCCGTTCTGCTTGGCTCCATCTACGATGGATATGTGAACAAGACCTATCCTGAAGCAAAAGTATTTCAGTATCAAAATGTTACCGATATTCTGACCGCTTTGAAGACTGACAAGGCTGATGTGACCTTTTATGACCATATTTCGTTGCCTGAAATTCTGAATGAAAATCCGGACCTGGGAATCCTGGCGCAGGATGTGTTTTTTGCAGGAATCGCTGCCGGCTTTAACGAGGAAAATGATACGCTAAGGGAGCATTTCAATGCATTCCTTCAGACCATCAAAACCAATGGCATCTATGACGATATGACCAGCCGCTGGATCGATGAAGGAGTGAAAGAAATGCCGGATATCATCCTAACGTCTTCTTCCGGCTCATTGAGGGCAGGTGTGGTCGGTGACCTGGGAATGCCGTTCTCACTTTACCAGGAAGGAGAAATCACCGGGTTCGACATTGAGCTCGGGAAACGGTTTGCTGCTTATCTGGGAAAGGAATACATCCCGGTGGATATGCCATTCGGCAGCCTGATCGCTGCCATCTCCTCCGGTAAAATAGATCTCATCACGGCTACGATGATGATCACGGAAGAAAGGGAAAAAAGAATTGATTTTTCTGACCCATACCATCGTTCCGGGGCCACGTTGATCGCCTTGAAAAAGAACCTGTCGGCCTACCGGGATGAAGATGCCGGTGAGACCGGCAAATCCTTCCTGGGCAAGATGGCCGAAAGCTTTCACGATAACATGGTTCTGGAAAAAAGGTATCTGCTGATCCTGAATGGGTTGAAAACCACGGTGATTATCTCCCTCTTTTCAGCTATCCTGGGCACCCTGCTGGGTGGGATTATCTGTTTTATGAGAATGTCGAAGAAAAGAATCCTTTCCGGTATCGCCGGCCTGTTTATAACCCTGATACGGGGTACCCCTGTGCTGGTGCTGCTGATGATCATTTTTTACATCATCTTTGCTTCAGTGAACATCAATCCGGTGATTGCTGCCATCATTGCCTTCGGCATCAATTTCGGTGCGTACGTGTCGGAAATGTTCCGGACCTCCATCCAGAGCATCGACAGGGGGCAGAAGGAAGCAGGTATTGCATCCGGATTTTCCAAAGTTCAAACTTTCATCCATATCATTATGCCCCAGGCATTGCGCCAGGTGCTCCCGGTTTACAAGGGAGAGTTCATTTCAATGGTAAAAATGACCTCCATCGTCGGTTATGTGGCTGTCCAGGATCTGACCAAAGCAAGCGATATTATCCGAAGCCGCACCTTTGATGCTTTTTTCCCGCTCATCATGGCAGCAGTCATCTATTTGCTGATTGCTTGGCTGTTGACCTGGGCGCTGAGCCGGGTGGAAATCTCGGTAGATCCTAAACGAAAACGCTTAAGGAAAGAAGTGGAGGTAAGGGTATGATCATCGTCAGAAATCTTTCAAAACATTTTGGCAGCCTGGTTGTCTTGCGTGATGTCAATGTAGAAATCCGGAAAAGTGAGATCATTACCATCATTGGTCCTTCCGGATCCGGGAAAAGCACCTTCCTCCGTTGCCTTAACCTGCTTGAGACCCCAACGGGGGGAAGCATTCTGATCGACGCGATCCCCTTGCTCGGCAGTAAGACGGATGTCCCAAAACTCAGGCAGAAGATGGGCATGGTCTTCCAGTCGTTCAACCTGTACTCCCATTTATCAGTGCTGGAGAACCTGACCCTTGGGCCGGTCAAATTGCGGGGCATGAAACGGTTGGAAGCCAGCAGAAAAGCGATGGAACTGCTCAAGCTGGTGGGTTTGACGGAAAAGGCGAACAGTTTTCCGGACGAACTGTCCGGCGGGCAGAAACAGCGCGTGGCCATTGCCCGCTGTATGGCCATGGAACCGGAGATCCTGCTTTTCGATGAACCCACTTCAGCCCTTGATCCGACGATGGTCAGTGAAGTACTCGCTGTGATCCGCCGCCTGGCGAAGGAAGGCATCACCATGGTGATCGTTACGCACGAGATGGGGTTTGCAAGGAACATTTCAAGCCGTGTCCTTTATATGGATGAAGGGATCATCTATGAAGAGGGCCCGCCGGAGCAGATCTTTGAAAATCCACAGAAAGGGAAGACCAGGGCTTTCATCCACCGGATCCGCAGCTGGCACTATGCCATTTCCAGCAGGGATTATGACCTGTACCACCTGCAGGCTGATCTGGAGGCATTCTGCGACAAGCATATGCTGCCTCAAAAGACAAAAGACGTTCTGGTGCATATTGCAGAAGAGGTGCTTGGAATTCAATCTGATTATACGGATCTTAGCCTGAACCTCCATTTTTCTGAAAAGGACGGCAACCTTGAAATGGTCTGTGAAAGCGCCGGTGCACCTGTCAATCCACTTGCGGATGGCACGCTGGAGGATGAAATAGGATTAAGGCTGATCAGGGCACGGTCGGAAAGTGTTGAGTACAAATTTGAGGGTGAGAAAAATATCCTATCTCTGAGAATTAAAAGCTGAGGGAACCGGATCGAAATCTGTAATTTTTGCGTTAAAAAACAAGAACCCGTATTATTCTGTCATTGTATATAAAAAAGAGAAAATGATAAAACGAAAAAGAAATTCAAAAGGACCGGCGGACGCAAGCCCGGGACTTTTGGCTATGAGTATTTTACTCCTGTGTTCATCTTTTTCTTTCTCACAATCAGCGACCGTTCTGAACATCGACAGCTGTTATTTTCTGGCCGAAAGGAACTATCCCTTGATCAGGCAATATGACCTCATTGAAAAAACAAAAGAGTATACGATTTCAAACGCCCATAAAGCCTATCTTCCCCAGATAAGCATTACAGGGATCGGTGCCTACATCATCAGTGGATTGCCGAGCATTGATATCCCAATGATGGAACCTGCTGAAGAACACGATTTTCAATTCATTGGCATCGGCCAGATCCAGCAAACCATCTGGGATGGCGGAGCTACCCGTACACAAAAAGAGGTAGCTACAGCAAATGCTGCAGCTGAAAGCGCAAATGCAGATGTCTCCATTTATGAAGTTCGTGAACGTGTCAATCAGCTGTATTTCGGAATATTACTGATCGATGAGCAACTCAGGCAGCTTTCCATCCTGAACGACAACCTGGCTCGCGGCTTGAACAGTGCCAAGCTGACCAAGGAACAGGGATTGACTTACCAGACAGATGTGGATGAGGTGAGGACCGAACTGCTGAATGCCGGCCAGAGGCAAATTGAATTCAATTTCGCACGGAAGGGATATGTGGATATGCTTGCCTTCATGATGGGTACCGAACTCCCGGACAGTGTACAACTGGAAACGCCACTGGCTGTGGAATCTTACGCGTCGTTGACCGTAAGCAGGCCCGAGTTGACCGTATTTTCCAGCCAGCTAAAGCTGATCGAAGCAACATCTTCATTTGACAAGGTCAGTGTCATGCCGAAATTTGGATTGATGGGTGCCGGAATTTTAATGGAGCCCGGCATGAGTTTCGCCACGGAAACCTTATCATCGCTGGCTCTTGCAGGATTGAGCGTATCATGGAATACCGCAGGATTATATAAATTATCAAACAATAAAAAACTCAATCAGCTGAAAATGGACCTGATCACCAACCAGCAGGAAACGTTCCTGTTCAACAACCATCTGCAATTGATGCAGCTCTCAAGCGAAATCGAAAAACAAAATGCCATCCTCGGCAATGATGATGAAATGGTATCATTGAGGGGCAAGATCAAAAACGGTTATCAGCTGAAATACGACAACGGCATTTGTTCGATGAATGAATTGATCAGCGCCATCAACAAGGAAAGTGAAGCCAGAAGCGCACGGGCATTGCATCAAATGCAACTGCTCATGAGCCTTTATGACTACAAAATAAAAACCGGTCATTGATTAAAACCTAATAAACGTTCTGATTATGAAATACAGGTTTATATTATTTCCAGTTATCAGTTTGCTTGTGATTTCCTGCAATGACCAAAATCATGAATTCGATGCTGCAGGTAATTTTGAAGCAGTTGAGACCATGGTTTCTGCAGAGGCAAATGGGAAAATCCTCGCGTTTGACATCAGGGAAGGTGAATTGCTGAAGCAAGGTCAACTGGTCGGCCATATTGACAGCACACAGCTCTATCTGTCGAAATTACAGCTGGAGCAAAACCGTAAGGCGATCCTGTCGGGCAGGCCCGATATCAAGACCCAGCTGGAATCCCTCCGGAAAGAGCTGACCAATGCAATGGATGACAGGGACCGTATTGAGAATCTTGTAAAAGGTGAGGTCGCATCCCAAAAGCAACTGGATGATGCCA
The DNA window shown above is from Bacteroidales bacterium and carries:
- a CDS encoding phosphoadenylyl-sulfate reductase, whose product is MNNSSDIAERIRQLNAKFQNASAQEVLSYFIKTFPEKVTFSTSLGVEDQVITHLIASMDKKANIFTLDSGRLFQETYDLLHITEVRYAIRIHVFFPNAGKVEKMVREKGINLFYDSVENRKLCCEIRKTDSLKRALRGKDVWISGLRREQSFTRKDTLVVEWDEHYRLFKVNPLAYWTSEMVWDHLRRYRIPYNPLHDKGFPSIGCQPCTRAVETGEDIRAGRWWWEADGHRECGIHRS
- a CDS encoding DUF1343 domain-containing protein, whose product is MRYSILISLILVLGFCKQQVSQTYDTLPVTHPELRVGAERTEIYFPELDGKQVACVANQTSMIGKVHLVDSLVRAGIRVAKVFAPEHGFRGLQAAGEDVSNQIDRKTGIPIVSLYGNRKKPAPDDLKGIGVVLFDIQDVGARFYTYISTLTYVMEACAENGIPLIVLDRPNPNGDYVDGPVLENGYESFVGLHPVPVVHGMTVGEYAQMVNGEGWLRNGIRAALNVIPVEGYTHSTRYSLPVAPSPNLPNDTAVCLYPSVCFFEGTVVSVGRGTDHPFQVIGHPYFLLGSYLFTPESRPEALHPPYEGQHCYGASLTGSFEVCQRSRQLNLLWLIHHYDYWDKQVKDRGSFFSDYFDKLAGNSTLRQQITERKTEEQIRSSWQEGLTKFKSIRQKYLLYPE
- a CDS encoding ABC transporter permease produces the protein MNLELFIANRIVARGEPGFARPITRITIFSIVLGLAAMIVSMAIVTGFQQQIRDKVIGFGSHIQITRYDSNVSYEPEAVELEQTYLDRIREIDGVQHVQPFSIKAGIMKTEDQMEGVVLKGVGSDFDWSFFGGRMTEGTIFRVSDTGKTDAIILSKNLASRLELSVGQEIRMYFIIDNTTRGRKFRISGIYETGLEDFDNTYVLGDIGHIQKLNNWTPGQVSGYEIMINDFRDLDKITQTVYNEIPYDLDAMNIRQLYPQMFDWLELQDTNVAIILVLMVLVAGITMISTLLILILERTNMIGILKALGATDWRVRKIFLYNALYLIGKGLLWGDILGLGLCLVQKHFGLIRLPQESYYVSVVPINLDPVHIVLLNLGTLIICSLMLIVPSYIIARIMPAKAIRFN
- a CDS encoding DUF5009 domain-containing protein → MVFPLFMFISGVAIPYAITGKLEQGEPKAKLAKKVIKRALILVLLGFLYNGILEFHFATQRYPSVLGQIGLAYLIAALIVVYSQKIWVRGLWILGILAGIALLQLAVPVPGAGAGMLTPEGCINGYIDRLILPGTLYGKVFDPEGILCIISAASVVLIGSMAGFLLRSGRFTPYRNAIFLAASGGILIAAARFLSPVYPFIKAAWTSTFDLLTAVISLVLLALFYLLVDVWKGEKWSFFLRVIGMNSITIYLAVRMINFRNTSDFLVGGLKRLFGDFSPVILSMGLLTLEWMLLYFLYQKKIFLRV
- a CDS encoding ABC transporter substrate-binding protein/permease → MGRTGIFGVIFCFLVLVSCQKKTTTITDLSMLEGGKAFAVPTGTVADQFVLKRFPDAQIKYFNTVLDCALAVKTGKADAAVYDKPILQNIAAKNDGLVVLPEMLFDDQYGFAVQLENQGLKTAMDDVLAELQSNGIYDDMMQRWFPGHGDPSPMPLIEWDGQDGVLRFGTAAVTEPMSFVDASHEVVGFDIEFAARIAKKLNKRLEIVDMEFGAMLPALIAGKVDMIGAGLSITEERAKKVLFSKSYYPSGIAALVKGQLLNEKAIAVGKFTTVDDIRDKRIAVLLGSIYDGYVNKTYPEAKVFQYQNVTDILTALKTDKADVTFYDHISLPEILNENPDLGILAQDVFFAGIAAGFNEENDTLREHFNAFLQTIKTNGIYDDMTSRWIDEGVKEMPDIILTSSSGSLRAGVVGDLGMPFSLYQEGEITGFDIELGKRFAAYLGKEYIPVDMPFGSLIAAISSGKIDLITATMMITEEREKRIDFSDPYHRSGATLIALKKNLSAYRDEDAGETGKSFLGKMAESFHDNMVLEKRYLLILNGLKTTVIISLFSAILGTLLGGIICFMRMSKKRILSGIAGLFITLIRGTPVLVLLMIIFYIIFASVNINPVIAAIIAFGINFGAYVSEMFRTSIQSIDRGQKEAGIASGFSKVQTFIHIIMPQALRQVLPVYKGEFISMVKMTSIVGYVAVQDLTKASDIIRSRTFDAFFPLIMAAVIYLLIAWLLTWALSRVEISVDPKRKRLRKEVEVRV
- a CDS encoding amino acid ABC transporter ATP-binding protein, whose protein sequence is MIIVRNLSKHFGSLVVLRDVNVEIRKSEIITIIGPSGSGKSTFLRCLNLLETPTGGSILIDAIPLLGSKTDVPKLRQKMGMVFQSFNLYSHLSVLENLTLGPVKLRGMKRLEASRKAMELLKLVGLTEKANSFPDELSGGQKQRVAIARCMAMEPEILLFDEPTSALDPTMVSEVLAVIRRLAKEGITMVIVTHEMGFARNISSRVLYMDEGIIYEEGPPEQIFENPQKGKTRAFIHRIRSWHYAISSRDYDLYHLQADLEAFCDKHMLPQKTKDVLVHIAEEVLGIQSDYTDLSLNLHFSEKDGNLEMVCESAGAPVNPLADGTLEDEIGLRLIRARSESVEYKFEGEKNILSLRIKS
- a CDS encoding TolC family protein, translating into MIKRKRNSKGPADASPGLLAMSILLLCSSFSFSQSATVLNIDSCYFLAERNYPLIRQYDLIEKTKEYTISNAHKAYLPQISITGIGAYIISGLPSIDIPMMEPAEEHDFQFIGIGQIQQTIWDGGATRTQKEVATANAAAESANADVSIYEVRERVNQLYFGILLIDEQLRQLSILNDNLARGLNSAKLTKEQGLTYQTDVDEVRTELLNAGQRQIEFNFARKGYVDMLAFMMGTELPDSVQLETPLAVESYASLTVSRPELTVFSSQLKLIEATSSFDKVSVMPKFGLMGAGILMEPGMSFATETLSSLALAGLSVSWNTAGLYKLSNNKKLNQLKMDLITNQQETFLFNNHLQLMQLSSEIEKQNAILGNDDEMVSLRGKIKNGYQLKYDNGICSMNELISAINKESEARSARALHQMQLLMSLYDYKIKTGH